Below is a window of bacterium DNA.
GCGCCTTCTTCGTCTATTCCTGCGGCCTGATGGCGGTGATCGCTTTCGCCGCGATCTACGCCGAGCGAACGATCGGATTCAGCCCGAGCGACATCATCACACTGTTCATTGCGTTGCAGGTCGCCGCCGCGACCGGTGCGGTCCTCTTCGGCTGGATTCAGGACCAGCTGGGTCCCAAGCGCAGCCTCGAGCTGGCTCTCCTGCTGTGGCTCGTGGTTTCGGTGGGTGCCTATTTCTCGACCACCAAGCTCCAATTCTGGCCGGTGGCGATCGCCGCGGGGCTCGGCATCGGATCGCTTCAATCGGCGTCGCGGGCGCTGGTGGGGTTGTTCTCGCCGGTTGCAAAAAGCGGCGAGTTCTTCGGCTTCTGGGGACTGGCGATGCGGGCGGCCTACGTTACCGGGGTTTTTATCTTCGGCTCGGTGTCCTCTGCGACCGGCTCTCAGCGAATCGCCATTCTGGTGAACGGTGCCTTCTTTCTGGTCGGCCTGGTCGCGCTCGGGAGCGTCGACGTCAAGCGTGGACGCGCGGCGGCGGAGGCGTGGGACCGGGAAGAGCGGGAAGCCTCAGCCTGACGTAGACTACCCGGCCTGAGTGCGGTGGAGCCGGTTCGGCCGAGGGGCGTCGGTCGACTCGGACGACCGCTACGGATCGACGGAGAGGATCCTACAGATCGGACGAAGAGGACCCTGCAGGTCGGCGGGTTCGGCTGGACCACCGATGATAAGAACGCGAGCGAGTCGACAAAGATGAAAAGATGAAATGGGCGCTGCGAAGCTTCGCGATACTCCTTGTCATTGCGGCGGCTCTGGTGGGCTTCGCGTGGGTTCAACTCAGGGGAAGCCTGCCGATCTTGGACGGAGAGGTCGTGCTCTCCGGCCTGGCTGCGCCGGTCACCGTTGAGCGCGACATCCAGGGCGTTGCCACGATTCGAGGAGAGCACCGTATCGACGTCGCCCGGGCGCTCGGCTTCGCCCACGGCCAGGATCGTTTCTTCCAGATGGACCTGGCGCGGCGGTTCGCCGCGGGCGAGCTGGCCGAGCTTCTGGGCGAGAGCGCGGTCGAGGCCGACAAGCGTCAGCGACTGCATCGCTTCCGGGCGCGGGCGGAGACCACGGTTCTGAACCTACCGTCGCTCGAGCGCCGCTTGGCTCGTGCCTATGCCGATGGCGTCAACGCCGGTCTCGAAGGGCTGGATGCGGCGCCGTTCGAGTACTTGATGCTCGACGCCGATCCCGAGCCGTGGACGGCGGTCGATACGGTTCTGGTCGTCCACAGCATATATCTGGATCTCAACGACGCCTTCGGTGAATACGAGGCGGCGCGGGGCGCGATCGAGGATCTGCTGGGCTCGGAAGTACTCGATTTCCTGGATCCCTCCGGTACCGAGTGGGATGCGCCGTTGGTCGGAGGGCCTTTCCAGA
It encodes the following:
- a CDS encoding penicillin acylase family protein, coding for MKWALRSFAILLVIAAALVGFAWVQLRGSLPILDGEVVLSGLAAPVTVERDIQGVATIRGEHRIDVARALGFAHGQDRFFQMDLARRFAAGELAELLGESAVEADKRQRLHRFRARAETTVLNLPSLERRLARAYADGVNAGLEGLDAAPFEYLMLDADPEPWTAVDTVLVVHSIYLDLNDAFGEYEAARGAIEDLLGSEVLDFLDPSGTEWDAPLVGGPFQ